In the Ictalurus furcatus strain D&B chromosome 13, Billie_1.0, whole genome shotgun sequence genome, tgtgtgaatgtgtgtgcaattgtgctctgcgatgggttggcaccctgtccagagtgtcccccgtcttgtgccccaaattccctgggataggctccaggctccctcaaacctgtgtaggataagcgctatggaaaatgaatggatggatggatggaaatcccAACTGTTTCTATTCTGTGAACATGCAGCTCATGTTCATGaaatttattgttaatgttcataaattttatgaaaatgacataaatattaaacagcaCAGCTTAATAACTCTTTACTTTATTGAGCATAATCAAATTCTttgcttccatccatccatccatccatcttctataccgcttatccttttcagggtcacggggaacctggagcctggagTTTCACTGCTTACACTTAGGTGTATGAACTTTgtaagcactttggataaatcCCAGTTTAATTGTGCATATGAGAACCCAAAATCTTATGCACAAGAAACAATTTAGAACGTTTTTAACACaatgttgataaatgaggcccttGGTTTTCCTGGTGCAGTGGCCTTTTGATCCAAGCCATCCATCACTCTTTCCTATAGATAATATTATGTATTATCAAGTATATACGCTGTGTTGTGGCTTACAATTAGCAGGCAGTCTCTCAGGAAATTCTACTAGTTCTCCACATTCACGGTTTGGCAGGTGACAAACATCGCTGCCACTTGGCCCTGCTGCAAATGTCATTACACCACACTGTTATTTTATGTCTTCATCTGTGGAAGGAAATGAATGTCAATATGACAATTTATGGTATTCACTGTTTTTGAGCTACTCCCAGAACAGCTGTCTTCCTTCTCTTATTGCCATGGAAAAAACTGCAATATCTTCACATGCTGTTGTCTCTCAGTGGGTGGATATAACGTCAAATCCATTTTTAATCTGGTATATACTTGCTATAAAAAGGTGGCACATTCAGAAGAACTAACAGGGCACAGATAGTCAATGGTTATCATTCTCTGTAAAACATATGCGATTAATGAGGAGACGCTGTGGGCAGAGGCTGGTGTCCAGAACGTGATAAAATGTTTCAAGAGCCTGAATACCCACAAACCCTCCATGTCGCATTAACATGGCAACTGTGGCAACCTAGCAACCAGTTGCCGGGGAGAGGCAAGAGGCAGACCCCTGAAGAGCTGACTCGCTCATTTGGCAAGTGAGCCGTGCAAAAAAACAGAATTCCCCCATGACTCGGCAAAGGCCCCGGTTGCCATGGTAACGCATGGAAGTGATggagcatttttattttttcctgccCCATGCTTGTGGGATTCCAATGTTATAGCACCCATGCACAGACAAACTGAGCTCACTTTATATGACGCAGACTTCATTGCGGCCTACCACGTATAAGCTGTTTGGTGTTTCATTTAGTCGAGATGTAAGATATTAACACTCTAGGCATTAATTCAGCACAGTTTATTATCCATCTGAATCTCCTCTTGCACCCAGCACCCTTGTACCATGTATACAGTACCACTAAAAGGTCTGCATCCAAAGACACTATATcaagcattcattcattatctATCCCTCCTATCACAgaaacactgggcgtgaggtgagaatacaccctggatgggacacccagttcatcacagggcaccaagCATGCACACATTTTGGGAGACAgaagaaaaccagagtaccaggaaacccacacagacacagggtgAATACGTGATACTCTGAGGCACTGTCTCCATGGTAACCAAGAGACATTGTGGGTAGGTGTAGGCTACACCTGAaagtttataaaacatttaatctaaatactgtattttttaaaattattaagaCTTACCAAACCACTAGCTATACGTGAAGTGCAACTTTAATAAAGTGCTATAGCTGATCCTGCATAGTGTTGTCTAAGCAATGTTGCTCGAGTTAGTGTTTTAGGCTTTACCACTTTATACTAATTCAAATAATTTAGTTTAACCTGCTTAATGCTTTTTcatataataaaacagtttgcCAGCTAGTAGAGTTTCACTGCCTCGCATATGCATACCACGGGCGACTGCTTTAAGACTATATAGGAAGCTCAACCTCCCCATTTGTCATTCAAATGcagcaatgaaatgtttcacatataaaatgtagaaatgtgtctGTATTATTCATCACTCTTGGTGAAATTCAATATGTTAGCgaatcaaatgatcaaatacCTCACTTGAATATCAagctgttcattcatttatcacaAACTGTTTTCAGTGGACATCGTAGCCCGGGTGAAAATCTTGTTTAAAGTCCGTAAATGCCCTGCTGAGAGAACTCCATTGATCcacagtgggttttttttttgttttgtttttcagattcAGTACACTGTGTTTTAATGGGAGCAAAGATTAAAGCTCATTGGACAACAGGCTTTTAATACCTAGTTTTGGGTCCTGCCCAGACACACAGCTTCACCGGGAGTCAGTAAGTAAATGGGAGGCTAAGTTTTGCATAGAAAAAAATATCTCGATGTTTATTGGACAGTGTGCGCTTCGCTTTTCCTGCTTGGGTGCATGGCTTCTCCATATGATGACTGGGAGAGCTCTCAAAGGGGCTGAACCTCGTAACTAACTGACAATCACTCAAAGGGTAATGactgacatccatccatcttctataccgcttactccttttcagggtcatggggaacctggagcctatcccagggagcatcgggcacaaggcggggaacaccctggacagggtgccaatccatcgcagggcacaatcacatacacactcacacacccattcatacactacggacaaatCTGGGTTTTAATCcacatatttttaatttttaatttttaattttaatccaCATTAAGTCCGATGCCTTTTTGTGAGTGACTACAAACCAAGGAAGAACCAAGCAGCCTTAAAGCTATAGACAAATGGCCCATAAAATAATTCTTATACCATGGTTGTGTATGTATGCTAGCCATGGGTTATGGTTTCAAATATATGTCTGTTCTTTGTGCAGGTGCTTAAGTGTCAGTGTGGAGCGTGGTAAAATGATTGTGACTGTAGATTTGGCTCACTTTGATGTAATGGAGTATCACTGTCACAGACCAGTTTAACACAATCTACAATTTTTGATTCATTGTGTGATTGGGTCATTAAACATTTTCAATTCTGAGGGCAGACTAATGCATCATGCTACTGCTAAATGAAAACactggtttaaataacaaaacaaaacaaaacaaaaaaaaaaaaaaacatggacactGACCCCTCTGGCACTCTGGCTGGACTTCAAGCTCAGCAAGCTCGAGTGAGGAAATGAGCCCAGTTAGGAGTTACCATGACAACAGTACTGTCCACTGATTTCAAATCACGGATCTAAAAATCTACTTGACCAATTTATTCAGCATGTAATTGAAAATTGTAACAATGCAGTGCAATATCATAAATCACCAAATAATAACAGATGGGAGCTCAAATTTTATCTATCAATATTTAAACTTTCCGTTCTAACTACGTTTGAGCTACTTTTTACACAATGATGGGACAGTGAGTTACTTTTTGCATTTCGAAAATAGCACAGTTATTTCTGTAGGAAATAGTCTCCTTCAAACACTACTGATCAAACACTACTGATCAAACACTACTGATCAAACACTACTGGCCAAACACTACTGATCAAACACTACTGGTCAAACACTACTGGTCAAACACTACTGGCCAAACACTACTGATCAAACACTACTGGTCAAACACTACTGGTCAAACACTACTGGCCAAACACTACTGGTCAAACACTACTGGTCAAACACTACTGATCAAACACTACTGATCAAACACTACTGGTCAAAGTTTTCTGATCAAATGTTTCATTAGGGTTATTTTACTTTGTTCTTGGTGATGTGCATGACGGTCACACGAGTAAAGTCCATGATGCTCTTtgctgagataccagtgatcagAGTGAGCTCTTCCACTACCTAGAGTATaaatgcacatgcacatgtgGATTATAAATTTAGTCTGCAGTCCATACAGAATCCTAATACTAAACAAAATGTTGTAGCTTAATGTAATACTGCATGTTACTGTTGTAATGAGAGAAGTAttaatcagttttaaaaatcaAGTATCAAAAATCTGTGTACCTATGgtcagtcaggtccataagtatttgacAGTGACACAATGTTCATagttttgcctctgtacaccacctcaatggatttgaaatgaagtaaTCAAGATGTGatgaagtgcagactttcagctttaattcaatgggtttaacaaaaatatttcagtaaTGGTTTAGGAATTACAGGCATTTTTTTACATAGTCTCTCTATTTTAACAAGCAccaaagtaattggacaaatgactaataagcagtttcatggccaggtgtggcttGTTTCACCGTTGTTAGATGACAAACTAAGGGGATAAAAGGTCTGGTGTTGATTTCAAGCagtgaatttgcatttggtagctgttcatggaaACTCTCAATATgtggtccaaagacatgctgatGCAGGTGAAGGAGGTCagtcattaggctgaaaaaacaaaacagacctatcagagagatagcagaaactttaggagtgaataaaaaaattggTAGATTCTTTAatagaaggaatgcactggtgagctcagcaacaccaaaaggcctggaagaccacggaagacaactaaagtggatgatcacCGAATTCACACCATGAACCCCTTCACaccatctagccaagtcaagaacactctggacgAGTAGGTGTATCGTTGTCAAAGATTACAATGAAGTGACAACTTCAAGAATGTAAATACAGtgggtttacctcaagatgcaaactacTGGTAATACtcaaggaagaaagaaagaaagaaagaccagATTAGACTTCGCtagaaaacatctaaaaaaaagttctggaacaggATTCCTTGGACAGATTAAACCAGATTGATGGGAAGAGAAGGGTTTGGATAAGGAAAGGAatggctcatgatccaaagcataccacatcatctgttaaacttggtggaggaagtgttatggcatgggcatgtaagACTGCCAACGGAACTGgatcactggtgtttattgatgatgtgactgctgacatAAGTAAAAGgatgaatactgaagtgtatagtGCTATACTTTAAATTATTCTTCAGCCAAATGCTGAATAAATTCaatcaaatgctgcaaaattaAATGGACAACGCTTTAccgtacagatggataatgacccaaagcagGCATagaaatggaatgttcttaaatgggttagtcacctgacctcaacccaattaagcatgcttttcacttactgaagacaaaactgaaggtagAAAGACGTAAAATCAAGCAGCAATGGAAGGCAGCTGCAGTagaggcctggcaaagcatctcaaagaaggaaactcagcatttggtaaTGTCCATGgcttccagacttcaggcagtcatcgactgcaaaggatttgcatccaagtattaaaactAACCCTTATACTTATAATTATATTAGTTTGTACAATTACTTTTGAGTCTGTGAAAATGGGGGTACTCTGAAATAAATGACTATAATTCCTAAACGATTAATgcgatatatttttaaacacctTGAGTGAAacctgaaagtctacacttcaatcacatcttaatTGATGCATTTCAAATCCAACACAAATGTTTGGTGAACAGATGCAAAATTACGCAAAAACGCTGACTCaattctttactttatataaGAACTGTTAAGAGGAATGCCATTATTGTTCATGTAGTGGGTAGGTCTAAGGGTCTAAGAACTTGTAGCTCCAGTTCCAGTTGGCCTATTGACATACAGATTAAAGCACATACCTCGCTTACAGACCCACCCAGCCATGAAAAATATATGCTAGGAACTGGGACAGAGCAAAAAATATTGATTGGCTGGGGGTCTCTGAGAGCTGTATTTGAAGGCACCACCTTAACTGTGGTTATATTCGCccgtgtgcgcgcgtgtgtgtgtgtgtgtgagctagagagagatggaaatcaTAACCCAAAATTGCCATTTTTATATTCCACTTCCACTAATGAGCCTAAAACAATGCttaaaacacaacagaattCCCAAGAgaatttttagttattttatcAAGAGTTTAGTtagcaacaaagaaaaaacgAACAACCTGAAACTCTTTAGAGATATTTTGCAAAACAATGTTTTGTCTTACAACATTTCATAAAGAAAACAGCAAACAATCTGTTTACCGAACATGGTCCGGTTGTAAGTGCAGTACAGACTTACCTTCTCCCAAGCAGATGTTTGGTAGATGAAAGCAGCCACAGCAATCACTCCAACCCCTAACAACATGCAATCTTCAGTCACAGGCACAAACTTGGCCCTGTTacacacagaggaaacaaccaatgagaAGCAAGAGCATTCAGTGTGTGCCAATCAGTGGCACCTTGCTGTAGTGATGAGACCATGCTCTAAAACATTCTAAGCATGTGAACGAACAGAAAAACAATAGGTACAAGGGTGTATGTTCACTCTGCAGTGCAGTGgaaatatatttgtaacacaACATGACTCCTACAGCCGtaagttgtattttttatttcactttttatcATGTCTTAGTAGCAATTCTGAAATGCATGACGATTAAGAGTTCAAAAATCAATGCAGAATGCAGAAATCATGAGGCAATAAGAAACTATAAAGGGCATTCCTTTATATCCTGGAAAAAGACCCCTTTTCAGGCCCATCTTTCCTTCTTGGATTATAACCACACCCCTGAGTTTGACTTAGGGATGTGATTGGAGGGTGACTGTGTTTCAGTGTGGCATGACTGCAACATGCTGATGATAGTGAAATGCAGCTGGGATCTACATTTACTTCTGACATGAGTAGAGCatttaattcttcttcttcttttttttttttttttaaagcaaacaaaaaaaagcaaggcactgcaaattgtttttcactgaaGTGCTCGAGTGATATAAGAGCAATGCAATGAATGTTTTGCGTTTCAGTGTGTAACGTTTTCTGCATgtcacaaatgtaaataaataaataaataaataaataaataaataaagcagtagaatttgtgtagtgtatttcactttttttcagtGGCTTGACTGCATTTCGCTCTATCACAGaatcttcaacacacacacacacacacacacacacacacacacacacacacacacacactgtagttaCCGTTGATCTGGAGAGGGGCTGAGACATCCAGTTACAGCCATGAGTAATGAGCTGTAGATTGACTCTCTCTGCAGGTAAACAAATTGAAGAACATACCTGCACAGGTGATGCAAGTGTACAACAGGTGTTGTCGGGTCATTGTGGCCTATAGGAAACACACAAGGCCATTTGATATACCACAGCAAAAGTATGACAAGCTGATCTGACCATAGTGAGCTCTCACTTAAAAGTAAGTCCAGCTTACAAGATAGTTTTACCAAAAACTTTAACTTTACCAAGAACTTCTAGGAGAGTCTCCGCATATGACAGAGGATTTGGAATGTTCACTTTGAAGTCCAAAGTTTTCAAGATGAGAAGTTCTGAGTCTAATATTTTCTGTTTGGGGCAGTCAGTACCAACCATCTGAAGGTATCTCAATGCAGAACTGTTCTCAATCACCTGTATTCGACATAGAATCTCATTATAACATACTAACAGTATAACTGATCACTTCCAACTTATCTTTATACTCTTACatttagaggtcgaccgatagtggattttacagataccGAAGTCGGGCGGTACCTGCCGAAAACCGATTAATCAAACGAGTGattttaaaactgatactgaatgaaaacataccactcaaaataaaatactgctgaacttcattactaaaataaacagtactgactgtaccatgaacaGTTACATTACAAATAACTACACTACAAATAACACTACAAATAACAagtaaaaatagagacatcgaaaatgaatcaaaaaacacttcaaacaacacaacaaaattgatcagtgatagtttttatttcgcctctagaggccgctctcgtactgtataacgaCAGCAGACTCTTCTCAGCCGCTCacacaaccgggaaaaactatcggtgtggatttttgcagataaccgatagttccagcacTCAGTTATCAGTGTcgattaatcggcaaaaccgatcaatcggtcgacctctacttACATTGGTATGTAGGGTTACTTTGCTGGCGATTTGCACGCTTGAAATAATGAAGAGACAGAATTTGTCTCTCAGACTCTGAAAGACCAGCTCTTCGTAGGTTCCTCTGGCTGCACACACACTGCCGTCACACACCTCACTCTTCTGCTGAGATAATACATTCTCAATGTGCTTCAGCATAAATCTGAAGTAAGAAAATCAAGATTGTTAATGatttttgggggtggggggggtatgTCTGAGAAGTAAAATACAGCTATATGTAACCTGTTTTGTGACTTGCCTCTCTAGTATTTCAATGGCATGATAAGCCACTAAAGGGTCAAGTCTAAACTCCTCACAAATAAGGAATGCATGTTCTGTaagtgcaaaaaaatatatatatatatgataacaGTAGAGACATTTAGACTTGGGCAGTGATTAAAAGCAGTGTAACACTACAGCTCAGGGAAAACATGTGTATAGGAAAGGTCACTGTATGTGTTGTTCTCTGAAAGGAAATAGTTGGACTTAAAATTTGAAACGTAAAGTTAAAAACTACATCAAACATCCTCAACGTATCCTAAAATACACCAAGTGAAGTCGAATTTAACCCACCAACTACTCTTCTGTCTTTAAAattcccacacacacttgaaacaTTCTCCAAGCTCGACTTGTTTTGGTTGCTAAGGGTGCTCAGGAAGTCTGATAAAAGCTCAAAAGACGCTTCACCAAATCTTATGTTTCTCTGATGGTTCAGTGAAGATGTTGACAGTCTTTTGGCCAGTGTGGGCTTAAGTTTGAGGTTGTTCATAACTATAGCAACGATGTTTTCTCCAACTATATCACGGCTATATCACACTACCTCAACAGCACACTAGAGGGcgaccttcttcttcttcttcttctttaaccgtttcAACCGGATCTTCCGGTTTTCTGACAACCGCTAGCGTGAAAGTAACGCATATGCACAcgactaaataataataaataaaaaaatttaaaaaataataataataataataaaaacatttaaaacataagCATGTCGTGTgacaaaattatataataacacTGCACGTATGTTAATTATATTAAACTAAGCCGAGCTAGTATTTTGACATACTAACGCATTTAGTATGCGTTTCTAAAGCGCGGCCCCATTGCGCACATGTAACGCATCTTTGACTGTTTAaaatacacacaagcacacacacgcgcgctcGCAAAAGCATGGCTGACCAGGAAGGTAAAGGTAAACCTGAAGGCGAATTTGCCAGGAGGATAGATCCGACCAAGGACAATCTGACACGAGAACAGCTGCAATTCATCCGGCAAGCGGAACTTGCTAACTGGAAGAAGAAGAGCCAAAAACTCCGCACCCGAAATGTCATAACAGGACTCGCCATTGGAGCCCTGGTGATGGGGATCTGTATCCTTAACTACCATTACACAAGGTTATTGAGGCTAgtcagctagctagttagctatatttattaaataggAAATGTAATTTAGTTTCATTTATTGACAAGTCACTAAATAACgagttatgtttgtttgtttgtttgtttgtttgtttgttttggtaaaCAACCCGTTAGTCTTATTTAAACTAGCTAAATCCAAGACAAGCGCACTTATACAGTGAGTAGGACGCGATTTGggctgctattattattattattattattattattattattattattattattacactgctATTAACGGGTTCATTTA is a window encoding:
- the cntd1 gene encoding cyclin N-terminal domain-containing protein 1 isoform X3, with the protein product MNNLKLKPTLAKRLSTSSLNHQRNIRFGEASFELLSDFLSTLSNQNKSSLENVSSVCGNFKDRRVVEHAFLICEEFRLDPLVAYHAIEILERFMLKHIENVLSQQKSEVCDGSVCAARGTYEELVFQSLRDKFCLFIISSVQIASKVTLHTNVIENSSALRYLQMVGTDCPKQKILDSELLILKTLDFKVNIPNPLSYAETLLEVLGHNDPTTPVVHLHHLCRYVLQFVYLQRESIYSSLLMAVTGCLSPSPDQRAKFVPVTEDCMLLGVGVIAVAAFIYQTSAWEKPND
- the cntd1 gene encoding cyclin N-terminal domain-containing protein 1 isoform X2, translating into MNNLKLKPTLAKRLSTSSLNHQRNIRFGEASFELLSDFLSTLSNQNKSSLENVSSVCGNFKDRRVVEHAFLICEEFRLDPLVAYHAIEILERFMLKHIENVLSQQKSEVCDGSVCAARGTYEELVFQSLRDKFCLFIISSVQIASKVTLHTNVIENSSALRYLQMVGTDCPKQKILDSELLILKTLDFKVNIPNPLSYAETLLEVLGHNDPTTPVVHLHHLCRYVLQFVYLQRESIYSSLLMAVTGCLSPSPDQRAKFVPVTEDCMLLGVGVIAVAAFIYQTSAWEKSMTA
- the LOC128616681 gene encoding cytochrome c oxidase assembly factor 3 homolog, mitochondrial produces the protein MADQEGKGKPEGEFARRIDPTKDNLTREQLQFIRQAELANWKKKSQKLRTRNVITGLAIGALVMGIYGYTFFSVSQERIMDEIDEEAKVSARMRNSKTGAN
- the cntd1 gene encoding cyclin N-terminal domain-containing protein 1 isoform X1, coding for MNNLKLKPTLAKRLSTSSLNHQRNIRFGEASFELLSDFLSTLSNQNKSSLENVSSVCGNFKDRRVVEHAFLICEEFRLDPLVAYHAIEILERFMLKHIENVLSQQKSEVCDGSVCAARGTYEELVFQSLRDKFCLFIISSVQIASKVTLHTNVIENSSALRYLQMVGTDCPKQKILDSELLILKTLDFKVNIPNPLSYAETLLEVLGHNDPTTPVVHLHHLCRYVLQFVYLQRESIYSSLLMAVTGCLSPSPDQRAKFVPVTEDCMLLGVGVIAVAAFIYQTSAWEKVVEELTLITGISAKSIMDFTRVTVMHITKNKVK